One genomic window of Manihot esculenta cultivar AM560-2 chromosome 16, M.esculenta_v8, whole genome shotgun sequence includes the following:
- the LOC110603169 gene encoding NAD(P)H-quinone oxidoreductase subunit U, chloroplastic, with product MAVSSTAATVYISSRKFPIPTTRKGAFFSNFITSTARPRRFLIRSSSDGSAETAAKEVEELETSIEAPEGPTSLISALNVERALRGIPITDVDYYGRLGIDRECSYEEVTVAYKNKVEELLNQGLDEEDVRQKMEQLKESYSILSSEEERRMYDWSLARSETPERYTWPFQTDKLKPPTEPPPPQEPEDVGPTRLVGYFILGWILLSFVLSIVLSR from the exons ATGGCCGTGTCGTCTACTGCAGCGACTGTGTACATTTCCAGCCGAAAATTTCCCATTCCGACTACCAGAAAAGGCGCTTTCTTCTCAAATTTCATCACTTCTACAGCGAGACCACGTAGATTTCTTATTAGAAGCTCTAGCGATGGATCAGCAGAGACTGCAGCGAAAGAGGTAGAAGAATTAGAGACATCCATTGAAGCTCCAGAAGGACCTACGTCTTTGATTTCTGCTCTTAATGTGGAGAGGGCTCTTCGCGGCATAC CGATTACAGATGTAGATTATTACGGGAGACTTGGGATTGATAGAGAATGTTCATATGAAGAG GTTACGGTTGCATATAAAAACAAGGTTGAAGAATTGCTGAATCAGGGACTAGATGAGGAAGATGTCAGGCAGAAAATGGAACAGCTAAAA GAGTCTTATTCAATACTATCATCAGAAGAAGAGAGGAGAATGTATGATTGGAGCTTGGCCAGAAGCGAGACACCAGAGAGATATACTTGGCCTTTTCAAACCGACAAGTTAAAGCCGCCAACAGAGCCGCCTCCTCCGCAG GAACCAGAAGATGTGGGACCCACGAGATTGGTGGGATACTTTATACTTGGATGGATACTCCTGTCCTTTGTGTTATCCATCGTCCTTAGCCGATAA
- the LOC110603168 gene encoding E3 ubiquitin ligase PARAQUAT TOLERANCE 3 isoform X3, with protein sequence MAIRFRFRSSANYDSLLIEGQPSISIRDLKAKIVNNKNLNICQDFDLVFSDAETGQEYYDENIQLPSGSSVIIKRVPAGSARADIGHVKSLENIRIKETNMVRTSPQANVEVDNFDDFGVELCPIPEATISGSDLDLVVDKQFCTTNDETPRVGCQKLEASELIEAIPTRPLNIGDNEDISPKKMVTANPQAMQNVDLPAELKCSLCETFFKEAMMIPCCQHSFCEKCIRLVLIEKRRCPKCLSTKYTVEDLLPNVSLRQAIEHFLESQILIRSSDNAFGYAPDGESGIQVKEMSCAVSIHQKEAVLPHSPCATGRGSNQIIGKSVGGKSLLHHKLKETHAGKHGLRHPVDSDRGSEDLVSDFQGENQPMHEEAESTMKKKKASWVNTAGVDRSFVEMGRHRKGDRTCFMCGSPDHFIRDCPAASSPHPMLQTGNAMFPGAMPGFLSPWGSFPQIRPFLSPYGNPYAPAIFPPTTFAVPTYMPSMFGGVAPYGGFTRVGGLACPVGPSAEWHVDRSDGQELQGYEKRQKVSHNNLGRRQSFDYDEDASFNKRHNETERSPGLRTHRDGGRSASHSRDSFTDSPRRKHRHHVSFDYELERSSSEVEDMPSSSNWHSEEQLKRRHRNSKKHDGRIVHIGGDSRHSHRQHQTQSKPKDIKRMRVASEGKRDERKHHSQSESGLQPSLSSDHKTQWKERDCSYGSRHSRHNSWSMNNDPSHERWQMVSGSDEDEDHHYYKRKRLH encoded by the exons ATGGCCATCCGATTCCGATTCAGGAGCTCTGCGAACTACGACTCGCTCCTCATTGAAGGCCAACCTTCAATTTCAATTCGCGATCTCAAAGCTAAAATAGTCAACAACAAGAATCTCAATATTTGCCAAGATTTTGATCTCGTTTTCTCTGATGCCGAAACTGGTCAAG AATATTATGATGAAAATATTCAACTTCCAAGTGGTTCAAGTGTGATTATCAAGAGGGTTCCTGCTGGATCAGCACGTGCAGATAT AGGACATGTTAAATCTCTTGAAAATATCAGGATTAAAGAAACGAATATGGTTAGGACCTCTCCTCAAGCG AATGTGGAAGTTGATAACTTTGATGACTTTGGGGTTGAATTGTGTCCAATTCCTGAGGCAACCATATCCGGTTCTGATCTTGATCTGGTTGTTGATAAGCAATTCTGCACTACCAATGATGAGACACCAAG GGTAGGATGTCAGAAACTTGAAGCAAGTGAACTGATTGAAGCTATTCCAACAA GACCTTTAAATATTGGTGACAATGAGGATATATCACCAAAGAA GATGGTTACTGCCAATCCTCAAGCCATGCAAAATGTTGATTTGCCAGCCGAGCTGAAATGCTCTCTTTGTGAAACTTTTTTCAAGGAAGCCATGATGATACCTTGCTGTCAGCATAGTTTTTGTGAGAAAT GCATTCGGCTAGTGCTTATTGAGAAGAGAAGGTGTCCCAAGTGCTTATCTACCAAATACACAGTAGAAGATTTGCTACCAAATGTTTCTCTTAGACAAGCAATTGAACATTTCCTTGAATCTCAAATTCTAATCAGAAGTTCAGACAATGCCTTTGGGTATGCTCCAG ATGGAGAATCTGGAATTCAAGTGAAAGAAATGTCATGTGCTGTGAGTATTCACCAAAAAGAAGCAGTGTTGCCTCATTCTCCCTGTGCTACAGGAAGAGGTTCCAATCAAATTATTGGAAAATCAGTTGGTGGCAAATCATTGCTCCATCATAAGCTAAAAGAAACACATGCAGGAAAACATGGCCTCAGACATCCTGTGGATTCAGATAGAGGATCTGAGGACTTGGTTTCTGATTTTCAAGGGGAAAATCAGCCCATGCATGAGGAAG CTGAGTCTaccatgaagaagaagaaagcatCATGGGTGAACACTGCAG GTGTAGACAGAAGCTTTGTGGAGATGGGAAGGCACAGAAAG GGCGACCGTACATGTTTCATGTGTGGATCTCCAGATCATTTTATAAGAGACTGCCCAGCTGCTTCAAGTCCACATCCTATGCTTCAGACAG GAAATGCCATGTTTCCAGGAGCTATGCCAGGTTTTTTATCACCTTGGGGTTCCTTTCCTCAAATCAGGCCTTTTTTAAGCCCGTACGGCAATCCCTATGCTCCAGCAATTTTTCCACCCACAACCTTTGCTGTTCCCACTTATATGCCATCTATGTTTGGTGGTGTGGCTCCCTATGG TGGTTTTACAAGAGTTGGGGGTTTGGCATGCCCAGTAGGGCCCAGTGCAGAGTGGCATGTAGACCGTTCAGATGGTCAGGAGCTTCAAGGTTATGAGAAGAGACAGAAGGTTTCACATAATAATTTGGGAAG GAGACAATCTTTTGATTATGATGAAGATGCTAGCTTTAACAAGAGACATAATGAGACAGAAAGATCACCTGGTCTCAGAACTCATCGAGACGGGGGACGTAGTGCAAGCCACTCTAGGGACAGCTTTACTGACAGCCCACGTCGGAAACACCGGCATCATGTTAGTTTTGATTATGAACTGGAACGGTCAAGTTCAGAAGTAGAAGATATGCCAAGTAGCTCCAACTGGCACAGCGAAGAGCAACTTAAGCGCCGCCATAGGAACTCCAAGAAGCATGACGGTAGAATAGTGCACATTGGTGGTGATTCTAGACATAGTCACCGTCAGCATCAAACTCAAAGTAAACCAAAAGATATAAAAAGAATGAGAGTTGCCTCTGAAGGCAAAAGAGATGAGCGGAAGCATCATAGCCAATCAGAATCTGGTTTGCAACCAAGCTTGTCCAGTGATCATAAAACACAATGGAAAGAAAGAGATTGCAGTTATGGATCAAGGCATTCTAGGCACAATTCATGGTCCATGAATAATGATCCGAGTCATGAAAGGTGGCAGATGGTCAGTGGATCAGACGAGGATGAAGACCATCATTACTATAAGCGAAAAAGACTTCACTGA
- the LOC110603168 gene encoding E3 ubiquitin ligase PARAQUAT TOLERANCE 3 isoform X1 — MAIRFRFRSSANYDSLLIEGQPSISIRDLKAKIVNNKNLNICQDFDLVFSDAETGQEYYDENIQLPSGSSVIIKRVPAGSARADIGHVKSLENIRIKETNMVRTSPQANVEVDNFDDFGVELCPIPEATISGSDLDLVVDKQFCTTNDETPRYFEISRVGCQKLEASELIEAIPTRPLNIGDNEDISPKKMVTANPQAMQNVDLPAELKCSLCETFFKEAMMIPCCQHSFCEKCIRLVLIEKRRCPKCLSTKYTVEDLLPNVSLRQAIEHFLESQILIRSSDNAFGYAPDGESGIQVKEMSCAVSIHQKEAVLPHSPCATGRGSNQIIGKSVGGKSLLHHKLKETHAGKHGLRHPVDSDRGSEDLVSDFQGENQPMHEEAESTMKKKKASWVNTAGVDRSFVEMGRHRKGDRTCFMCGSPDHFIRDCPAASSPHPMLQTGNAMFPGAMPGFLSPWGSFPQIRPFLSPYGNPYAPAIFPPTTFAVPTYMPSMFGGVAPYGGFTRVGGLACPVGPSAEWHVDRSDGQELQGYEKRQKVSHNNLGRRQSFDYDEDASFNKRHNETERSPGLRTHRDGGRSASHSRDSFTDSPRRKHRHHVSFDYELERSSSEVEDMPSSSNWHSEEQLKRRHRNSKKHDGRIVHIGGDSRHSHRQHQTQSKPKDIKRMRVASEGKRDERKHHSQSESGLQPSLSSDHKTQWKERDCSYGSRHSRHNSWSMNNDPSHERWQMVSGSDEDEDHHYYKRKRLH, encoded by the exons ATGGCCATCCGATTCCGATTCAGGAGCTCTGCGAACTACGACTCGCTCCTCATTGAAGGCCAACCTTCAATTTCAATTCGCGATCTCAAAGCTAAAATAGTCAACAACAAGAATCTCAATATTTGCCAAGATTTTGATCTCGTTTTCTCTGATGCCGAAACTGGTCAAG AATATTATGATGAAAATATTCAACTTCCAAGTGGTTCAAGTGTGATTATCAAGAGGGTTCCTGCTGGATCAGCACGTGCAGATAT AGGACATGTTAAATCTCTTGAAAATATCAGGATTAAAGAAACGAATATGGTTAGGACCTCTCCTCAAGCG AATGTGGAAGTTGATAACTTTGATGACTTTGGGGTTGAATTGTGTCCAATTCCTGAGGCAACCATATCCGGTTCTGATCTTGATCTGGTTGTTGATAAGCAATTCTGCACTACCAATGATGAGACACCAAG ATATTTTGAGATTTCTAGGGTAGGATGTCAGAAACTTGAAGCAAGTGAACTGATTGAAGCTATTCCAACAA GACCTTTAAATATTGGTGACAATGAGGATATATCACCAAAGAA GATGGTTACTGCCAATCCTCAAGCCATGCAAAATGTTGATTTGCCAGCCGAGCTGAAATGCTCTCTTTGTGAAACTTTTTTCAAGGAAGCCATGATGATACCTTGCTGTCAGCATAGTTTTTGTGAGAAAT GCATTCGGCTAGTGCTTATTGAGAAGAGAAGGTGTCCCAAGTGCTTATCTACCAAATACACAGTAGAAGATTTGCTACCAAATGTTTCTCTTAGACAAGCAATTGAACATTTCCTTGAATCTCAAATTCTAATCAGAAGTTCAGACAATGCCTTTGGGTATGCTCCAG ATGGAGAATCTGGAATTCAAGTGAAAGAAATGTCATGTGCTGTGAGTATTCACCAAAAAGAAGCAGTGTTGCCTCATTCTCCCTGTGCTACAGGAAGAGGTTCCAATCAAATTATTGGAAAATCAGTTGGTGGCAAATCATTGCTCCATCATAAGCTAAAAGAAACACATGCAGGAAAACATGGCCTCAGACATCCTGTGGATTCAGATAGAGGATCTGAGGACTTGGTTTCTGATTTTCAAGGGGAAAATCAGCCCATGCATGAGGAAG CTGAGTCTaccatgaagaagaagaaagcatCATGGGTGAACACTGCAG GTGTAGACAGAAGCTTTGTGGAGATGGGAAGGCACAGAAAG GGCGACCGTACATGTTTCATGTGTGGATCTCCAGATCATTTTATAAGAGACTGCCCAGCTGCTTCAAGTCCACATCCTATGCTTCAGACAG GAAATGCCATGTTTCCAGGAGCTATGCCAGGTTTTTTATCACCTTGGGGTTCCTTTCCTCAAATCAGGCCTTTTTTAAGCCCGTACGGCAATCCCTATGCTCCAGCAATTTTTCCACCCACAACCTTTGCTGTTCCCACTTATATGCCATCTATGTTTGGTGGTGTGGCTCCCTATGG TGGTTTTACAAGAGTTGGGGGTTTGGCATGCCCAGTAGGGCCCAGTGCAGAGTGGCATGTAGACCGTTCAGATGGTCAGGAGCTTCAAGGTTATGAGAAGAGACAGAAGGTTTCACATAATAATTTGGGAAG GAGACAATCTTTTGATTATGATGAAGATGCTAGCTTTAACAAGAGACATAATGAGACAGAAAGATCACCTGGTCTCAGAACTCATCGAGACGGGGGACGTAGTGCAAGCCACTCTAGGGACAGCTTTACTGACAGCCCACGTCGGAAACACCGGCATCATGTTAGTTTTGATTATGAACTGGAACGGTCAAGTTCAGAAGTAGAAGATATGCCAAGTAGCTCCAACTGGCACAGCGAAGAGCAACTTAAGCGCCGCCATAGGAACTCCAAGAAGCATGACGGTAGAATAGTGCACATTGGTGGTGATTCTAGACATAGTCACCGTCAGCATCAAACTCAAAGTAAACCAAAAGATATAAAAAGAATGAGAGTTGCCTCTGAAGGCAAAAGAGATGAGCGGAAGCATCATAGCCAATCAGAATCTGGTTTGCAACCAAGCTTGTCCAGTGATCATAAAACACAATGGAAAGAAAGAGATTGCAGTTATGGATCAAGGCATTCTAGGCACAATTCATGGTCCATGAATAATGATCCGAGTCATGAAAGGTGGCAGATGGTCAGTGGATCAGACGAGGATGAAGACCATCATTACTATAAGCGAAAAAGACTTCACTGA
- the LOC110603168 gene encoding E3 ubiquitin ligase PARAQUAT TOLERANCE 3 isoform X2 has product MAIRFRFRSSANYDSLLIEGQPSISIRDLKAKIVNNKNLNICQDFDLVFSDAETGQEYYDENIQLPSGSSVIIKRVPAGSARADIGHVKSLENIRIKETNMVRTSPQANVEVDNFDDFGVELCPIPEATISGSDLDLVVDKQFCTTNDETPRYFEISRVGCQKLEASELIEAIPTRPLNIGDNEDISPKKMVTANPQAMQNVDLPAELKCSLCETFFKEAMMIPCCQHSFCEKCIRLVLIEKRRCPKCLSTKYTVEDLLPNVSLRQAIEHFLESQILIRSSDNAFGYAPDGESGIQVKEMSCAVSIHQKEAVLPHSPCATGRGSNQIIGKSVGGKSLLHHKLKETHAGKHGLRHPVDSDRGSEDLVSDFQGENQPMHEEAESTMKKKKASWVNTADRSFVEMGRHRKGDRTCFMCGSPDHFIRDCPAASSPHPMLQTGNAMFPGAMPGFLSPWGSFPQIRPFLSPYGNPYAPAIFPPTTFAVPTYMPSMFGGVAPYGGFTRVGGLACPVGPSAEWHVDRSDGQELQGYEKRQKVSHNNLGRRQSFDYDEDASFNKRHNETERSPGLRTHRDGGRSASHSRDSFTDSPRRKHRHHVSFDYELERSSSEVEDMPSSSNWHSEEQLKRRHRNSKKHDGRIVHIGGDSRHSHRQHQTQSKPKDIKRMRVASEGKRDERKHHSQSESGLQPSLSSDHKTQWKERDCSYGSRHSRHNSWSMNNDPSHERWQMVSGSDEDEDHHYYKRKRLH; this is encoded by the exons ATGGCCATCCGATTCCGATTCAGGAGCTCTGCGAACTACGACTCGCTCCTCATTGAAGGCCAACCTTCAATTTCAATTCGCGATCTCAAAGCTAAAATAGTCAACAACAAGAATCTCAATATTTGCCAAGATTTTGATCTCGTTTTCTCTGATGCCGAAACTGGTCAAG AATATTATGATGAAAATATTCAACTTCCAAGTGGTTCAAGTGTGATTATCAAGAGGGTTCCTGCTGGATCAGCACGTGCAGATAT AGGACATGTTAAATCTCTTGAAAATATCAGGATTAAAGAAACGAATATGGTTAGGACCTCTCCTCAAGCG AATGTGGAAGTTGATAACTTTGATGACTTTGGGGTTGAATTGTGTCCAATTCCTGAGGCAACCATATCCGGTTCTGATCTTGATCTGGTTGTTGATAAGCAATTCTGCACTACCAATGATGAGACACCAAG ATATTTTGAGATTTCTAGGGTAGGATGTCAGAAACTTGAAGCAAGTGAACTGATTGAAGCTATTCCAACAA GACCTTTAAATATTGGTGACAATGAGGATATATCACCAAAGAA GATGGTTACTGCCAATCCTCAAGCCATGCAAAATGTTGATTTGCCAGCCGAGCTGAAATGCTCTCTTTGTGAAACTTTTTTCAAGGAAGCCATGATGATACCTTGCTGTCAGCATAGTTTTTGTGAGAAAT GCATTCGGCTAGTGCTTATTGAGAAGAGAAGGTGTCCCAAGTGCTTATCTACCAAATACACAGTAGAAGATTTGCTACCAAATGTTTCTCTTAGACAAGCAATTGAACATTTCCTTGAATCTCAAATTCTAATCAGAAGTTCAGACAATGCCTTTGGGTATGCTCCAG ATGGAGAATCTGGAATTCAAGTGAAAGAAATGTCATGTGCTGTGAGTATTCACCAAAAAGAAGCAGTGTTGCCTCATTCTCCCTGTGCTACAGGAAGAGGTTCCAATCAAATTATTGGAAAATCAGTTGGTGGCAAATCATTGCTCCATCATAAGCTAAAAGAAACACATGCAGGAAAACATGGCCTCAGACATCCTGTGGATTCAGATAGAGGATCTGAGGACTTGGTTTCTGATTTTCAAGGGGAAAATCAGCCCATGCATGAGGAAG CTGAGTCTaccatgaagaagaagaaagcatCATGGGTGAACACTGCAG ACAGAAGCTTTGTGGAGATGGGAAGGCACAGAAAG GGCGACCGTACATGTTTCATGTGTGGATCTCCAGATCATTTTATAAGAGACTGCCCAGCTGCTTCAAGTCCACATCCTATGCTTCAGACAG GAAATGCCATGTTTCCAGGAGCTATGCCAGGTTTTTTATCACCTTGGGGTTCCTTTCCTCAAATCAGGCCTTTTTTAAGCCCGTACGGCAATCCCTATGCTCCAGCAATTTTTCCACCCACAACCTTTGCTGTTCCCACTTATATGCCATCTATGTTTGGTGGTGTGGCTCCCTATGG TGGTTTTACAAGAGTTGGGGGTTTGGCATGCCCAGTAGGGCCCAGTGCAGAGTGGCATGTAGACCGTTCAGATGGTCAGGAGCTTCAAGGTTATGAGAAGAGACAGAAGGTTTCACATAATAATTTGGGAAG GAGACAATCTTTTGATTATGATGAAGATGCTAGCTTTAACAAGAGACATAATGAGACAGAAAGATCACCTGGTCTCAGAACTCATCGAGACGGGGGACGTAGTGCAAGCCACTCTAGGGACAGCTTTACTGACAGCCCACGTCGGAAACACCGGCATCATGTTAGTTTTGATTATGAACTGGAACGGTCAAGTTCAGAAGTAGAAGATATGCCAAGTAGCTCCAACTGGCACAGCGAAGAGCAACTTAAGCGCCGCCATAGGAACTCCAAGAAGCATGACGGTAGAATAGTGCACATTGGTGGTGATTCTAGACATAGTCACCGTCAGCATCAAACTCAAAGTAAACCAAAAGATATAAAAAGAATGAGAGTTGCCTCTGAAGGCAAAAGAGATGAGCGGAAGCATCATAGCCAATCAGAATCTGGTTTGCAACCAAGCTTGTCCAGTGATCATAAAACACAATGGAAAGAAAGAGATTGCAGTTATGGATCAAGGCATTCTAGGCACAATTCATGGTCCATGAATAATGATCCGAGTCATGAAAGGTGGCAGATGGTCAGTGGATCAGACGAGGATGAAGACCATCATTACTATAAGCGAAAAAGACTTCACTGA